In Planifilum fulgidum, a genomic segment contains:
- a CDS encoding PrkA family serine protein kinase, which translates to MAFLDKLSVYQRQEAALKWEGTFQDYLEMVKERPHIAQHAHARIYRMIRDAGVEESGERRIYKFFSEELFGLEETIQTLVEEYFQPAAERLDVRKRLLLLMGPVSGGKSTIVSLLKRGLEKYTRTDAGAVYGIKGCPMHEEPLHLIPEELRGEFSEEYGIQIEGTLCPVCRHRLDTEWKGDIARVPVERVLFSEERRVGIGTFAPSDPKSQDISELTGSIDFSTIATYGSESDPRAYRFDGELNIANRGMMEFQEMLKCDEKFLWNLLSLTQEGNFKAGRFALISADELVIAHTNETEYRHFISNKKNEALHSRIIVIKVPYNLRVSQEERIYRKMIRQSNLKGVHIAPHALWTAAVFSVLTRLKDSKQPNMDRLKKMRLYDGQEVEGVSAKQVEELKKEFPDEGMSGIDPRYVMNRISSALIEGGKNCINALDILRSLKKGLDQHPSITPEEKEQALNLISVARAEYDEVAKNEVQKAFVYSFEESARTLLNNYLDNVEAYCGGHRLKDPLTGEILDPDEKLMRSIEEQIGITENGKRAFREEILIRISYYARKGKTFDYTSHPRLKEAIEKKLFSDLKDVVKITTSSKTPDETQLKRVNEVISRLIDHHGYCAVCANDLLTYVGSLLNR; encoded by the coding sequence ATGGCGTTTTTGGACAAACTGAGCGTTTATCAGCGGCAGGAGGCGGCGCTGAAATGGGAAGGCACGTTCCAGGACTACCTGGAAATGGTGAAAGAGCGGCCCCATATCGCCCAGCACGCCCACGCCCGCATCTATCGGATGATCCGGGACGCCGGGGTGGAGGAGTCCGGCGAACGTCGTATCTACAAATTTTTCAGCGAAGAACTCTTCGGGTTGGAGGAAACCATCCAAACCCTGGTGGAAGAATACTTTCAACCCGCGGCGGAGCGGCTGGACGTCCGCAAGCGGTTGTTGCTCCTGATGGGACCCGTCAGCGGTGGGAAATCCACGATCGTTTCCCTGCTGAAACGAGGATTGGAAAAGTACACCCGCACCGATGCCGGAGCCGTTTACGGAATCAAAGGGTGTCCCATGCACGAGGAACCCCTGCACCTGATTCCGGAAGAGTTAAGGGGTGAATTTTCCGAAGAGTATGGCATACAGATCGAGGGAACCCTTTGTCCCGTGTGCCGTCATCGCCTGGACACCGAGTGGAAAGGGGACATCGCCCGGGTTCCGGTGGAGCGCGTCCTGTTTTCCGAAGAGCGGCGGGTGGGCATCGGCACCTTCGCCCCCTCCGATCCCAAATCCCAGGACATTTCCGAATTGACCGGAAGCATCGATTTCTCCACCATCGCCACCTACGGATCCGAATCGGATCCCCGGGCTTACCGGTTTGACGGCGAACTGAACATCGCCAACCGGGGAATGATGGAATTTCAGGAAATGCTCAAGTGCGATGAAAAGTTCCTGTGGAACCTGCTTTCCCTGACCCAGGAAGGCAATTTCAAGGCAGGCCGCTTCGCCCTCATCTCCGCCGATGAGCTGGTGATCGCCCACACGAACGAGACGGAATATCGCCATTTCATCAGCAACAAGAAAAACGAGGCCCTCCACTCGCGGATCATCGTCATCAAGGTCCCCTACAACCTGCGGGTGAGCCAGGAGGAACGGATTTACCGCAAGATGATCCGCCAAAGCAATCTGAAAGGGGTGCACATCGCCCCCCACGCCCTGTGGACGGCAGCCGTTTTCTCCGTCCTGACCCGGCTGAAGGATTCCAAGCAGCCCAACATGGACCGCCTGAAAAAAATGCGCCTGTACGACGGACAGGAAGTGGAAGGGGTCTCCGCCAAACAGGTGGAGGAATTGAAAAAGGAGTTTCCCGACGAAGGGATGTCGGGGATCGACCCCCGCTACGTGATGAACCGGATCTCCAGCGCCCTGATCGAAGGCGGGAAAAACTGCATCAACGCCCTGGACATCCTCCGCTCCCTCAAAAAAGGTCTGGACCAACATCCGTCCATCACCCCCGAAGAGAAGGAGCAGGCCCTCAATCTGATTTCCGTCGCCCGGGCGGAATACGACGAGGTGGCCAAAAACGAGGTCCAGAAGGCCTTTGTCTACTCCTTCGAGGAATCGGCGCGCACACTGCTCAACAACTACCTGGACAACGTGGAGGCCTACTGCGGCGGCCACAGGCTGAAGGACCCCCTGACCGGCGAGATTCTTGATCCCGACGAAAAACTGATGCGGTCCATCGAAGAGCAGATCGGCATCACGGAAAACGGCAAACGGGCCTTCCGGGAGGAGATCCTGATCCGCATCTCCTATTACGCCCGCAAGGGCAAAACCTTCGATTACACCTCCCACCCGCGCTTGAAGGAAGCCATCGAGAAAAAACTGTTCAGCGACCTGAAGGACGTGGTGAAAATCACCACCTCCAGCAAAACTCCGGATGAAACCCAACTGAAGCGGGTGAACGAGGTCATCTCCCGGCTGATCGATCATCACGGATACTGCGCCGTCTGCGCCAACGACCTGCTGACCTATGTGGGCAGTCTGCTCAACCGTTGA
- a CDS encoding CoA-binding protein: MARVENPSREEIKRILETKRRIAVVGLSDNPERTSYQVSKAMQEAGYEIIPVNPRIKEALGVPAVGSLKEIEGHVDIVNVFRRSEYLPEIAREAVEIGADVLWAQLGVVNEEAYQYAKSHGMTVIMDRCIKVEHAILIGKR, encoded by the coding sequence ATGGCAAGGGTGGAAAATCCGAGCCGGGAAGAAATCAAACGGATACTGGAGACGAAGCGGCGGATCGCCGTCGTCGGTCTTTCGGACAATCCGGAGCGCACCTCTTATCAGGTGTCCAAAGCCATGCAGGAGGCGGGATATGAGATCATTCCGGTCAACCCGAGGATCAAAGAAGCCCTGGGTGTTCCGGCTGTCGGTTCCCTGAAGGAAATCGAAGGCCATGTGGATATCGTCAACGTTTTTCGGCGGAGCGAATATCTTCCGGAAATTGCCCGCGAGGCGGTGGAAATCGGAGCCGATGTGCTGTGGGCCCAGCTGGGGGTTGTCAACGAAGAGGCGTACCAATACGCGAAATCCCACGGCATGACGGTGATCATGGACCGCTGCATCAAAGTGGAACACGCCATTTTGATCGGCAAGCGGTGA